gccctgcaaaatgacctccagcaggccacaaatgtgcatgtgtctgcacaaacgtttagaaaccgactccataaggatggtatgagggcccgacgtctacagatgggggttgtgctcacagcccaacaccgtgcaggacgcttggcaaattcaccactggcgccctgtgctcttcacagatgaaagcaggttcacactgagcacatgtgacagagtctagagacgccgtggagagcgatgtgctgcctgcaacatccttcagcatgaccggtttggcagtgggtcagtaatggtgtggggtggcatttctttggagggccgcacagccctccatgtgctcgccagaggtagcatgactgccattaggtaccaagatgagatcctcaaaacccttgtgagaccatatgctggtgcggttggccctgggttcctcctaatgcaggacaatgctagacctcattgcagttcctgcaagatgaaggcattgaagctgtggactggcccgcccgttccccagacctgaacccgattgagcacatctgggacatcatgtctcgctccatccaccaacgtcacgttgcatcacagactgtccaggagttggcggatgctttagtccaggtctgggaggagatccctcaggagaccatccgctacctcatcaggagcatgcccaggtgttgtagggaggtcatgcaagcacgtggaggccacacacaatactgagtctcattttgacttgttttaaggacattacattaaagttggagcagcctgtagtgtgtcttttccagtttaattttgtgtgtgactccaaatccaggacTCCATTGGTTAATGAATTTGATTTCCActaatgatttttgtgtgattttgttgtcagcacattcaactttgtacagaacaaagtattcaattagaatatttcattcattcagctctaggatgtgttatgagtgttcccttttatttttttgagcagtgtacaacATACacctttaattactttaaaaagcaCGAATTGGGTGcagaagtttgaatttattttggattttctctgatccacacaaGTTCAAAACTACagatacaggctcaaatatatacagtaccaggcAAAGATTTGGACACATTCATCCATTAATataaatgggtgagtgtgtccaaacctttgcctggtactgtacatacactcacttatatcttaagtggtgctgaaggttctacagtgCCTTAACTTTACAAGTCTGTTAACTTCTTGTTGGTGATCATGATTGACCACAACTGTTAGTTTCTCTTTGTCAGCACTCATTGGACTGACAATACTGAGAACAATGAGAAAGTCCAagaaactcagtgaagatctaagaaggataGTTGTAGATTTACaaaagttgggaaggtctcttgaaGCCATTTACAAAGAGCTGCAGATCCCAAGATCATCGGTTCAAACAAATCTACATCTTAAGGCttcactgaaatttgcagcagctGGGTCTAtgcccaaaaaaacaaagaaaaacaactgatctaaatgaactctaccaattctgccaggACAAGTGGTCAGATATTCagccagaattaaaaaaaactgggtgcacaagtttgaatttatttcgGATTTTCTAAGTAattaaagatgtgtgctgtaCAATCACTCCACCctagaaaaagaacagttcaattaaatcattaaaagccaaaaatgaccatgacattcatgcctgtGACATCtgcatgtaaacttctgaccacagctgtaaaCAGGTGTTACGAGCTTACTACCCTGCAACATTTAACAGCATGACACCTACAGAGCATGATGATGAGAAAAAGCATGCTTACTTCAATGCCTTGATTTGCTCCAGTTTATTGGTTTTTGGAGTGGCTTTCTCCAGTAGAAGCTTCTCTGTTATTTTCTGCATTGTTTATCTGTGGGTAGAAGCACAATTCAGGAGTGAAGATGGCAAACTGGAGGGAACGGCTGAGATAATTGTCGTCTTAGTTTACCGTTCTGCTCTGATCAGGCAACCAGAGGCCCCGCCCACGAGGCCAAAACAACATAATTACATCAACTACTCAAAGTCAGTAAACGCTCTTTAATAATATAATTAGCTTGAAAACAATGAAATCGGGAAACATGGATTATAAACGGTGGCTTTGAAGGACTGATTAGTAATCAGCACCGCTGATCAGCCTTTAGGAACAGTGAAAATTCCTGTGGGTGAGAAATACTGAAAGTAGAAACACAGAGTTAAACAAGTAGCAGCTAATGTTCCATTCAAGCTTTCATACTATTTATGACAAATATTACTACACAGACACTGGTCATAGCACATTTAGTTTCACTTGTTTGGGCTGCCTTGAGTACTGTTTTTTGATATAAACCCTTAGAATGATTAATCAGCCGAATGAATTTAAAGATTTCCTCAGAAACAAGAGATTAGCGGAGAATGAGCAACTAGGCATTTATCTCTCGTCTCTGGGTTTCCTGCATCTGAGGCGGTACCCAAACAACAACAGGCTCGAGTTTCGGTTATAAAAGTGGTTCTTACGAGTTATCCTTTTAAGTAACGTTGCCATAACTTCTATATGTAACCACATTAAGGGAGGGAAGGATATTTTAGCTGAGGAACATGATAAAGCGAGACAATCATTTCGAGAACTTTTCGAGCTAACCACGCTGGAAGCACCGGCAGCCATGCATTTAAATGTCTTGGCAAATCACAAACGATAAAAACTGAGCTAATTACAGCATATGCCAGCGTTTGGCTTCCATTAGCAAACAGCAGACCTGTAAATGTGTTAATATATGTGATTTATATTACCTACCAAACGTTTCAACACTTTCAGCGATGAAAACACCAAAACACTCCTCCTGTTGAAACCGAGCTTTCCCGGGGAAATACTACGCACTTCCGGTGGGCGTGTTTTAAGGCCGACCCCTTTTATCACCCTGAGTTTTGCCTACCAGGCAAAAAGAGGAAAGTGCGCCCCTTGTGGAATTTTGCtcccataaaaataaaatgttgggAAAGTAGgtaaattttttattattatttattgtggAGCAGGGGTGTCAAATACCCCACCAAAGGGTCCAGTCTAGTTAATACCACCTGTGTTATCAGTACAACACAGATCTATTCCGGCCATGAGGATACCACCATTCGCTACACAATATTATGTCCGTTACTCTTTAACCTTTACATGCTCCCACTTGGTATTGTCATAAAGAATCATAATATATCCTACCATTCTTATGCAGGTGATACACCTATAATTTTTCCTCTGATGATCTAACCCCTGTTCAAACTGACTCTGAGAAATTGGTCCATGCATCCAAATGAGGCAGGTTAGATAACTGTAATGCTCTCTTTTCTGGATTATCCAAATCATCAGTAGGACGACTTGAGCTTGCTCTGAATGCACCAGCCAGTCTTGAAATTTGAACATGTTATCAAAGTACTGAAATCACCTCACTGGTTCCCAGTTCAGTGCTCTAAAATCCTACCACTAGTTCATGAAGCTCTCAGTGGTTTGTAACTGTAACAAAATCATGAAAAACAGGGGGAAAGGAAAGATATATTTTCAAAGATATATTttcaacacaaataaaataccacagaaTAAGAACAACAATAATGTAAACAATCGCCACACATgaaaaaacatttatgaaagagtaaaaaaaaaaccctgaagaaCCAAGACAGAGAGGAGTGCAGTGTTTTAGCCTTTcaattattttctttctacatatttcagtgacttcaaaaagctggaaaaagcGAGTATTAGTGTAGTGAAAGTGAGAAATTTAACTTGCTCTGAAATTTTCCCATAATGAACACAGGATTACTAAATTCTTTAGTTGTATCCTGATTATCCATTAAAGAAATTATTTCATAATAAGAAAAttagtgtgtgttttgcagttttgatgACAGCCAATCCTGAATGTTCCCCACAACAAGGTGTCAATCAAAAACTCAGCCTCTAAAACAATATACAGACAATATACAGTAGAACCAGTAAGCACCAATGATTTATatactgttcccacaaagttgggagcatcaaattgtcctaAATGTCttagtatgctgaagcattaagagttcctttcactggaactaaggggccgagcccaactcctgaaaaacaaccccacaccataatcccccctccaccaaactttacacttagcataatgcagtcagacaggtactgttctcctggcaactgccaaatccAGACTCATCCGTTGGATTGCCAGAGGAAGAAGcctgatttgtcactccagagaacaggtctccactgctctggagtccagtggcagcatgctttacacctctgcatctgacgcttttcattgtgcttggtgatgtaaggcttggatgcaggtgatcggccatggaaacccattccatgaagctctgtaCGCACTGttgttgagctaatctgaaggccacatgaagtctggaggtctgtagtgactgactgcagaaagttggcgacctctgtgcactgtACGCCTCTGTGAtttgtggcctaccacttcatggctgagttgctgtctttCCCAGTTGCTTCCACTAAAAGccgactgtggaatatttaatagcGAGGAAATTttgtgactggacttgttgtacaggtggcatcctataaCAGTACCAcctattctttcacaaatgtttgtagaagcagtctgcatgcctaggtgcttgatttatacacctgtggccatggaagtgactggaacgcctgaattcaatgatttggatgagtgagtgaatacttttggcagtatagtgtacaTCTGTTTTcaacttttctttctcctccgtTTGGCTAATTCTCAAAAACTGTAAAGGCCCACATGCTCCGCTAGGTGGCGACAGTGATGTACTTTGCTATCACTTACTAACACAAGAAGAAAATGCACGACGATGGCTCCCGACGGCAGAGACGATGAGATTTCGTGCGCTTGTAAAGGTATCCGTCGGTGTCTCGTGTGCGAAAAATTGAAGGGGAAAGTACAGCTGGAGGCGAGTGAATCAAAGGTACTAATATCCATCAGAGAGCTgtcttttattatgtttttatcaGCAGGTAAGGGAAAGAACTGTCAGTGAGTACTAACAGCAGTACTCACAAGGGGCTACGGGAGCCCTCGTAGGACATTCCGTCCTTATTAAAGGGTTATTACTGACCTAATAAATGTGTACTGCCAGCGTTCGTCATTATAAAAAATAGACATTAAATCCATACTGTCTGTTAATGAATTAATGAAAGGTATGTCACAATCACTGCAGCATAGCCTAGCAACACAGTCCGAGCTAACCTGTTTGTAGCCTCGGCTAATACGCTGAAGCGGTCTGCCAAAATCCGGGTTTCTGACCAAATGAAGGTGTGTAATTTCCGTGGCGTGGTTTTTTGCTATAATTAATTAAGCTGTTTTCTCAGctcttacattttctgtttgccatACTTCTGCTTCTCTTTCCTGAAAATTTCActtaaatattgatttaaagtaAGAGAAAAAATGCTAACTTTTCTGCGTGTACTGCACTTTGAGATCACAGTTTTCATTGATTCTAATGGTAAAAACAGTGCATGCTAACGGAGTATTTAATCGGGTGTAacttcattattatttgtgCTATTAGTTTGGTTTTGGTTCCAAAATTCATTTTTTCCCCATGCTCTTTCTATCTGCATGGATTTTAGGTGTAACTGGAAagaatgaaaatttttgtaataTACCTACAGGAATAAGATCCCGTTAAAGTATAaataacaatgttttttttttttttatatgaagaCTTTACATCATTTCCTCTATGATCCTGAGACGAGGCTCGCTGCTGGAAAAGATGCCGAGGCTGCATCCTTCCCTTTTCCTGGTGTCTTCCTGTGGGAGAACTTCATAGCAGAAGACGAGGAGAAGGAGCTGATAAGTACGATGGACCAGGATGTCTGGAAACAGTCCCAGTCCGGTCGAAGGAAACAGGttaagcacagaaacagctcttCCTAAAGTCATCAGTGACCTGAAGATCAGCTGTGATTCACAGAGAGCTTCAGTCTCAGCTGTGTTTGGTCTcactgctgcctttgacactgttgaTCATGACATTTTAATTCAGAGGCTTCATGATTCACCTGGTTTAAGAGGTCAGGTTCTCTTAAAGAGTAGAAGTTTCAGTGTTTCAATTAGTAGTTTTAGatctgcagaaataaaaatgttcctCTGATGATCTAACCTCTGTTCATAGCCTAATCAGCTGCCCTGATGGCATTAACTGCTGGATGTCTGGGATTAGAACCTTGGCATCATTTTGGACAGTGATCTGGCTCCCAGTTCAACAGATACTTAACTTTAAAGTAACTTTAAAGTAACTTTTAGTTCATAAAGCTctcaggcctctttcccaccaacagggttccggagcccgtgccgtaatttgaaccgttaggcgggtttttcACTGCCGAAACACTTggccaaaaaacgggttcaattccagcccctcaaactagctggtctccaACTGCGAAAGCAGCAGACGGGcatgactctgccgtctcaacatcaagttttctaccatattacatgtgtattacatgagaaaagcgaagcaatTTTCACGtatgtgaattaggttgggctctaaggctgaacttgctgctttgtatcagttcatatcacagataaaaggacacaaagtgcgtacttgtcgtcttgctttaatcactgtctgtgtttacctctgtgctgcacacagatgctgcagtagtttggtttggaccataaaacgtatttgcagcacaagaaaggggagcgtgttctcccacgtttgtgcgcttcggcttccgtgtccagacgaggacccgcccacactcagacgtaaaggaacagttcacagaaacgcggtgggaacgcgggcccgttcttaagcgtttcgctgcttcattgggaacagcacgggcactggcacgcgaaccggtTCCTCGGCAGTGGGAAAGTGGCATCAGTGGTTTTATGTGGAATGTAATGTGCTACTGGCATTGACACATGTGAAGCTTCTgatgtaaatataaaattatcTGGTATTTTTCAGCAATATGACATTGTATATAGTATTTTATACTAATGGAATAAACAAAAGCCTCCTCCCTTTTTGTTGCAGGACTTTGGCCCTAAGGTGAACTTCAAGAAAAGGAAAGTGCGTGTGGGTGGCTTTAGTGGACTCCCTGCTTTAAGCCAAAAACTTGTGCTCCGGATGCATCAGGAACCAACCCTAGCAGGCTTCCAGCCAGTGGAGCAGTGCAACCTGGATTATCAACCTGAGCGAGGCGCGGCCATAGATCCACACCTCGATGATTCTTGGCTGTGGGGGGAGCGGCTGGTCACCATCAACATGTTGTCCGACACTACACTCACCATGTCTCTGGAACAGGGTCTGCCAGAGCTGGGACTAACGGGGGAGGTCCACGTAGCTGTGCCTCTTCCTCGCCGATGTTTAGTAGTTTTATACGGTGAGGCCCGGCATAGATGGAAACACGCCATTCACAGGGAGGACATTCATGAACGTAGAGTTTGCAGCACCTACAGAGAGCTatctgcagagttcctgcccaGAGGGCAGCATGCAGACCTGGGAGCCCAGCTGTTGAATATCGCTTTGAACTTCCAGGGCTCTCCGGTTTAATCTAAAATCAAAGTCACTTGGACTTGTCTTAAACTGTGAAGATGCATCCTTCAGACATCCTGGGGCTTGTTTGCTGGATTTGTGCCAGCTGCCCAAATAGTGAGCAGCGCTCATGAGGCTTGTGTGCATTAATTAGTTGAACTTATGCTGAGCCAAAGCCAAACTGAAACCAAActgctttggaaaaaaaaagttgggggAACAGTGTGTTAAAATATCTGTAATATCATTATCTTGTTCCACCACAAACTTCTGTGCCTCTTTGTTTTATGTCTAATAGAGATAttaaagctctttttttaaagcatactccctcatttggtgtttgggtgatggtggtggagagcATAGCCTTACACATGACTGTTATGGCCATAGTTACGGCCTGTTACAGGTTATGTTGTCCTATAAACTGAACTGTTGCATTGCAGTTCTGTTTCTGTGGTTCTTGAGATACTCTCAAACTGAAGTAGTTTCAAATCCAAAGCATCAAGAATGTAATCATTTGTTTAACATTGTTAGAGATTACGACCTGTGCAATTAAAGTTTTTAAGATATAAATTTGAcattaaaatatgaattaaagCTAACAATATATCCTATGATTacaaaaatgaatcaaaagATCTGTGACCTGAAACCATCCTGTGCAGCTGCTGCCCTTTAGtgcctggttttgtttaatCAGTAACAGTTGGAAACCATTGTTCTGAAACCCAGTTTATCCAGTTCCCGAGTAGTTCTCAGACACACAGAACTACAAACAGGATGTGACCTGCGTGCTCAAAACCAGctgcctttacaaacaattTTGTGTACAAATCATCCTTTTTTGACATTATTGTCCATATagaagaaacaggaaacatgcGGTCGTGTCAGCAGCTATAGTTTTCAGTTCTCTAAATGTGTTTGCCAGGTTGACGCTGTTTTCCATACGTTTAACTTCACTGCTCACAGATGACTGTGTTCACAGCAGATTTGAGTCACCAGTTCATCTGATGACGATATAAGAATTTGATCAAGGACTAGAAATAGAAAGAATAAACTTTTACTGTCATTATTCAGGATACAATGAGATTAGAAATGGCACTTGTGCTTGGtgatttacattacaatatttGCAGAGATTAGAAAAGAGGCAGCTGTTCCATGAAGATTTCTTAAATAGAATTGTATTTCAGCTGGAGTTTGGAGCTGTTTATAAtaacatttttcatgtttacttgtggttcttaggatacttaagagaatgggaggcagagccttcagctttcaggcccctcttctttGGAACCAGCTCtgagtttggatttgggagacagacaccctctctgttttaagattaggcttaaaaccctcctatttgatcaagcttatagtgaAGGggatcagggtcacctgatccctcctttagttatgcaataggcctaggttgctggggggttcctatgatgcactgagttcaTCATAGGTACGGTGAGTTCAGTCGCCTCTTTTCACTctatttataccccactctgcatttaatcattagttcttattaatctctggctttcttccctagtgtgttttttgtcctgtctcccttccctcacccccaactggttgcgACAGATGGCTACCCCTCCCCGAGgagcctggttcttcctgttaaaaaggagtttttcctttccactgtcaccaagtgcttactcatagggggttgttttgactgttgaattttctctgtaattattggatGGTCTTTATattataaagcgccttgaggtgtctgttgtgatttggctatATGaccaaaattgaattgaattgaattgaactgagctGAATTGAATAATGGGAGGAAATGAATCATCACTGGAGAAATTGTAGTAAAAGAATGTTTTTACAGCTGATGAGTTCTTTGGAAGGACTTGTACGTTTAGTGTATTTAAAGTCATTGAATATACAGTAATTTATTTGAAACtggaattaattttaaaattatgttatctCTTTAAtcagatgttagattcaactcacgatcatttcattgtacgcacaaggcacacaatgaaatgatcgttccagatcactcatccagagacgagcatctgcggtcatgcagccagagaccggcgctaccgtccTATTACAGCCTATTACGTCCTATTACGACCTATTAGGTCGTAATAATTCCTATTACGACCTAATAGGTCGTAATAATGCTACTTTAAGTTAATTTTCCATTcaagctctgcatgtttgttgatcgtgcttttattttgaaggtacGGCCGGACATCCTTGTTTACTTTAGCTGCTGGATTTCTGTTGGCTGGATCGGCTGCTCAACCTGTTTGTTAATCGCGCCGTGTGGCTTATTAACGCCCCGAGTTTATAATAAGCCGGGTTGATTTCTCAGGGGGGACTTGACTTGCCGTCACCGGGAAGCGACAGGTCGCGTTTTGAGAGCAGATTCAGCAACACGGCGAGCATGTCCTGAGCTCGGAGTGAAACTGAGAGGCTTTTCAAATGTAGCTTGTTAGCTAGCTGCGCCGCGTACAGTGTACACACAGCCTTTTTTGTTCTGCTCATGGACAGCCTCTGCATGACAAATTATTACCAGTGTTGAGTGCAGACAGGGCGCGAAGACAGCGATCGTTTTGTTTTACAACGTGTCAAGAACTGATCTCTGGTTGTCAACCACCCACCCCTCAGCCCCGGGGCTAACCCCCGGTCACCGACCGAATTAATGGCCGGAAATCCGAGAAGGGGCGCCGGTCTCATCGGCTTGATGAAGGACGCCTTTCAGCCTCACCAGCAAGCTCTCCAGCCTCACCAGCCCGCAGTGGTCGACAAGAAAATGGTGGAGAAATGCTGGAAGCTCATGGATAAGGTACTGACAGTGTCTTTTCGGTAATAAACGGTTTACAAAAAGGGGTTTAAACCTACTAAACGAAAACACTTCTCACTTGACTTTTGTCCTTTATCTGCGGCTCTACATCAAAACATTTACTGCCACTTTATCGTTTTTGAATATGTAAAATCACTTCAGTTAAAGCTGAACTTTTATAACTGCTCATTCGCATTCAGGGAAACTGCGGTTAAACTGAATCATCAATAATTCCTTTGCATATGAGTAActtccaaaccatccatccagaAAGGTGTTTTGACGTAAATTTAGACACTAACCTGTGAAGCAACCTGAACTGTCTGAAGAACCTGAAAGAACTCTAGAACTGAGTACAGTCGTGTCCCTAATGCCTTATCTAATTGGGGTAATTTCTGCTGAATTAGGTCACTTTCGAGTCCCTGGGAGGACACCCTATATTTAGTATTAGATCAGAAGAGGTGTAGATGTTGCAGGAGCAGGCGCTTGCTTGGTTCTGTATAGTCACTGATGGGTATCTAGTTTATCTTCTGTAACTGAAATAGATAGAAGAGAGGAAAGCACAGAGAGATGGTGAGACAAGATATTAATTCAAGTGAGCTGATGTAAGAAGTCAGATAAGAGACTCTGCAGAGTAAATCCTGGCATGCATGTGCAGTGTGCTGTGCAGACTCATTAAACCTGTGCCTGTAAATAAAGTGTTTGAGGATTAAAACCTTTTTATACCTGGGTCAGATGCTCCTAGGCTGGGTGTTGCATATTTTATTGTCTTGCTGTAAAGTTGTATTGTGGTAATAAATTGTCATCAAAGTGACAAAATGAGGAATTTAAGGGTTTTGGGAGCTGTATCGATGTAAAGTGTGAGTGTGCAAATGTATGCAAAAAACCCtttatctatatctatataggAAAAATACTATCAAATGAATGGTGATAGGTGAAAGCTTCTGGTGAAGTTATTGATGCAAATTTTAGGTACTTCAGATGTCGTTGCACTACAAGATATTTCATGTTTATGGTAACAATATGTTGGGCCTGCAAAGGTAATGTCTGAGTACTGGAGCATAACTAAGTCCAATTTGACAAGGAACTTGATCATCACAGATGCAGTTTCTGGTCAAACTTTGATCTACAGCGTGTGCCATATCATCTTCTATTACAGAAAGTGCTCTGTTGAGAATGTTATTATAACCAATACTACTAATGGTGAAACTATAACCCTTATCATCTTTAATGATAAGGCATTTTCTGCCTGTTAACATCAGATAGCAAACAGTGACCCAATTTTGGGAgcttacaaataaaaacaaaaatctataTCCAAACTTGTATGCGATAGCTCATAATCTAACTGGAAAACTGCCATGAAATCTGTGAAGCCTTCTTAAGCTCCCTGGGTCTTTAACTGGTTTTATTCAAATAACCTCGGGCTTTTCTCTAGCACCATCTTTAGATGAACTTAAAACTTTTAGCTTTACTGTTAATTATGTACATTGCAGCTTCTTGTCTTGCCGCGGCTGAGGGTTTTAATCCTGTTCGGGTGTTTTTGGCACATTGTTTGCATGTTTGAAAAAAGAAACCTCTGAGCTGATGTGTTTTCCTTCCAGGTGGTGCGTTTGTGCCAGAACCCCAAGGTGGCACTGAAGAACAGCCCGCCCTACATCCTGGACCTTTTGCCAGATACCTACCAGCATTTACGCACCATTCTGTCCAGATATGAGGGCAAAATGGAGATCCTTGGGGAGAATGAGTATTTTCG
The window above is part of the Archocentrus centrarchus isolate MPI-CPG fArcCen1 chromosome 14, fArcCen1, whole genome shotgun sequence genome. Proteins encoded here:
- the alkbh4 gene encoding alpha-ketoglutarate-dependent dioxygenase alkB homolog 4, which translates into the protein MAPDGRDDEISCACKGIRRCLVCEKLKGKVQLEASESKTLHHFLYDPETRLAAGKDAEAASFPFPGVFLWENFIAEDEEKELISTMDQDVWKQSQSGRRKQDFGPKVNFKKRKVRVGGFSGLPALSQKLVLRMHQEPTLAGFQPVEQCNLDYQPERGAAIDPHLDDSWLWGERLVTINMLSDTTLTMSLEQGLPELGLTGEVHVAVPLPRRCLVVLYGEARHRWKHAIHREDIHERRVCSTYRELSAEFLPRGQHADLGAQLLNIALNFQGSPV